One part of the Cyclobacteriaceae bacterium genome encodes these proteins:
- a CDS encoding nuclear transport factor 2 family protein, with protein sequence MISKSSAKITVICGIKFFLLFFIAHTSTAQTTRQKEILDLSQRKFVWLINKQLDSLNLILDNDLMYIHSNGWTESKKDVLEDLRSGKLVYGDVQIENAQVRLYKNAAIVTGTGKFSGVNSGNAFDLRLLYTEVYVLKNKKWLLASRHANRLP encoded by the coding sequence ATGATTTCTAAATCGTCTGCAAAAATCACCGTAATCTGCGGGATTAAATTCTTCTTATTATTTTTTATTGCCCACACCTCAACTGCTCAAACTACCAGGCAAAAAGAAATACTTGATCTCTCACAACGAAAATTTGTGTGGCTGATAAACAAACAATTAGATTCACTCAATCTCATCCTTGATAATGATCTGATGTACATCCACTCCAATGGCTGGACCGAATCCAAAAAAGATGTTCTGGAAGACCTTAGGTCGGGTAAATTGGTGTATGGAGATGTACAGATCGAAAATGCCCAAGTCAGGCTATATAAAAATGCGGCCATTGTTACCGGAACCGGTAAATTCTCGGGAGTAAACAGCGGCAACGCTTTCGATTTGCGTTTGCTCTACACCGAAGTGTATGTATTAAAGAATAAGAAATGGCTGCTGGCATCACGCCACGCCAACCGGCTTCCATAA
- the pbpC gene encoding penicillin-binding protein 1C, which translates to MAFSRKSIVIGGSVLVIASIIYYFLLPDKLFHDPYCTVLEDRKGELLSATIAKDGQWRFPLLDTVPDKFKQALIHYEDKRFISHWGIDIRAFARALRQNLQAGKVISGGSTITMQLVRLSRKGKGRTYGEKFIEIILATRLEFSYSKDEILALYASHAPFGGNVVGLEAACWRYFGRDVDELSWAEAALLTVLPNSPSLIHPGRNRDRLLVKRNALLDKLQQVGVLDEATCLLAKEEQIPDQPTPLPRHARHLIQRAVRDGLEQTRIRSTLDEGVQRRVEQIIDDHHKRLVGNQIYNAAALVLEVETGNVVAYVGNTQTDHSGYHGEEVDIINAPRSTGSILKPFLFAAMLDEGKILRTTLLPDVPTVINGFAPKNFKREFDGAVPADKALIRSLNIPAVYMLQQYRYEKFHSLLKDAGMTTLNRLPDHYGLALILGGAEGKLWDITGMYASMARVLNRYFMRSENLKYTNSDYQSPSYIQTAQAKMSTANLGPSGLFSASAIYQTIDVLKEVYRPGEETGWRNFYSAKKIAWKTGTSFGFRDGWAVGVTPQYAVGVWVGNADGEGRPGLTGTETAAPIMLDIFSQLPGNAWFQEPYMELEQIPVCSISGLRMGEYCEKADTTWVCARGLEVKPCTYHKKVHLTKDKRYRVHLSCETVEGMVERNWFVLSPIQEHYFRPRNISYKILPPFKPGCEAVTTLRTMDMVYPKQNARLFIPRELDGTPGSSVFELAHRNPQAVVFWHLNDQYLGNTLKNHRFPLNPGGGRHLLTLVDDSGETLEIHFEVVSK; encoded by the coding sequence ATGGCATTTTCAAGAAAAAGTATAGTTATTGGTGGCAGTGTATTGGTTATTGCTTCAATCATCTATTATTTCTTATTGCCCGATAAATTATTCCATGATCCATATTGCACTGTGCTTGAAGATCGCAAAGGAGAATTGTTGTCGGCAACTATAGCCAAAGACGGTCAGTGGCGATTTCCACTGTTGGATACCGTACCCGATAAATTTAAGCAGGCACTGATTCACTATGAAGACAAACGTTTTATCAGTCATTGGGGAATTGATATTCGTGCTTTTGCCCGGGCGCTCCGGCAAAACCTGCAAGCGGGTAAAGTGATCAGTGGAGGAAGCACCATCACCATGCAGCTTGTCCGGCTATCGCGGAAGGGAAAAGGAAGAACTTATGGTGAGAAATTTATTGAAATAATACTGGCCACCCGCCTGGAGTTTAGCTATTCAAAAGATGAAATACTGGCTTTGTATGCCTCACATGCACCGTTTGGTGGTAATGTGGTAGGCCTTGAAGCTGCTTGCTGGCGTTATTTCGGTCGTGACGTAGATGAACTTTCGTGGGCAGAGGCAGCCCTGCTTACCGTGCTGCCGAATTCACCTTCACTCATCCATCCGGGCAGAAACAGGGATCGATTGTTGGTAAAACGAAATGCCCTTTTGGATAAACTTCAACAGGTTGGTGTGCTGGATGAAGCTACATGTCTTTTGGCAAAGGAAGAACAAATTCCTGATCAGCCGACACCCTTACCGCGTCACGCCCGGCATTTGATTCAACGTGCAGTTCGTGATGGATTAGAGCAAACACGGATACGCTCAACACTTGATGAAGGCGTGCAACGGAGGGTAGAACAAATTATCGATGATCACCACAAGCGCCTGGTTGGAAATCAAATCTATAATGCTGCTGCGTTGGTATTGGAAGTTGAAACCGGAAATGTGGTGGCCTACGTAGGCAATACGCAAACCGATCATTCGGGCTATCATGGTGAAGAGGTGGATATCATCAACGCACCGCGAAGTACGGGAAGTATTTTAAAGCCATTTTTGTTTGCAGCCATGTTGGATGAAGGAAAAATTTTAAGAACTACGTTGCTGCCGGATGTCCCTACCGTAATCAATGGCTTTGCCCCCAAAAATTTTAAACGCGAATTTGATGGTGCAGTGCCCGCGGATAAGGCATTGATCCGATCATTAAATATTCCAGCTGTATACATGCTTCAGCAGTATCGTTATGAAAAATTTCATTCACTGCTAAAGGATGCCGGCATGACTACGCTGAACAGACTTCCCGATCACTACGGGCTTGCTTTGATATTAGGCGGTGCAGAAGGAAAGTTATGGGACATCACTGGTATGTACGCTTCTATGGCACGTGTTTTAAATCGGTATTTTATGCGTTCTGAAAACCTGAAATACACCAATTCAGATTATCAAAGTCCATCATACATTCAAACTGCTCAAGCGAAAATGTCAACGGCTAATCTCGGGCCATCGGGTTTATTCAGTGCTTCAGCCATCTATCAAACCATTGATGTATTAAAAGAAGTTTACCGGCCGGGTGAAGAGACAGGCTGGCGTAACTTTTACAGTGCAAAAAAAATAGCCTGGAAAACCGGTACCAGTTTTGGCTTTCGTGACGGCTGGGCTGTTGGTGTAACACCACAGTATGCTGTTGGTGTGTGGGTGGGTAATGCCGATGGTGAAGGGAGACCGGGACTAACCGGAACGGAAACAGCCGCCCCGATTATGCTTGATATTTTTTCACAACTCCCCGGAAACGCGTGGTTTCAAGAGCCTTATATGGAGCTGGAACAAATACCGGTCTGCTCCATAAGTGGCCTGCGCATGGGTGAGTATTGTGAAAAGGCAGACACAACCTGGGTATGCGCCAGAGGCCTTGAGGTAAAGCCATGTACTTATCATAAAAAAGTACACCTAACCAAGGATAAGCGATACCGGGTGCATTTGAGTTGTGAAACCGTGGAGGGGATGGTTGAGCGTAACTGGTTTGTGCTGTCACCCATTCAGGAACATTATTTCAGACCCCGGAATATTTCATATAAAATCTTACCCCCGTTTAAGCCTGGCTGTGAGGCAGTTACGACATTGCGTACTATGGACATGGTTTATCCGAAGCAAAATGCCCGGCTTTTTATACCCAGGGAATTGGATGGTACCCCTGGAAGTTCTGTTTTTGAGCTTGCCCACCGCAATCCACAGGCTGTTGTTTTTTGGCATCTGAACGATCAATATCTTGGAAATACCCTCAAAAACCACCGATTTCCGCTAAATCCGGGCGGGGGAAGGCACCTTTTAACCTTGGTTGATGATTCCGGGGAGACCCTTGAAATTCACTTTGAAGTTGTATCAAAGTGA